GCGATGAAACCAGTCACTACGATGTCAAAGACTGCCCTTGAGATAGGCAGCAGCCGGGACTTTTCAAAGCGTATCGACTTGCCTGCTGGCAAAGACGAGCTGCACGCACTTGCGAGCGTTTTTAACCAGATGCTCGACTCGCTTGAAAAGGTCTATCAAAGTGAAAAGCAGCTCACCTCAGACGTCTCGCACGAGCTGCGAACGCCGATATCTGTCATCATGGCTGAGAGCGACTACGCTAAAAACTACTCACAAAATTTGGGCGAGGCCAAGGAGTCGCTGGAGGTCATCTCTAGGCAGTCAAGAAAGATCACCTCGCTTATAGATCAAATTTTAGAGCTCTCAAGGCTGGAGGCTGGCAGAAATTTACAGCTAAAAGATATAAATTTAAGCTCTATCTTGCAAAATTTAGCCAGCGACTATGAGAAGCTAGCAAGCGCAAAGGGGCTAAAATTTAGCTGCGTGGTGGCACCAGATGCCGTAATTCTCGGCGATGAGCTGATGATATCAAGGCTGGTGGATAACTTTTTAAGCAACGCACTTAAATTTGCTTCGGCTAAGATCGAGCTAAATTTAAGCGTATCAAAAACGCACGCACTTTTGTCTGTAAAAGACGATGGCATGGGTATCTCTAAAAAAGATAGCGAGCTAATCTGGAATAAATTTTATCAAGCTGATAGCTCAAGAAACAAAAGCCTAAACACAGGCAGCGGTCTTGGTCTTGCTATCGCTGCAAACGTCGCTAAAATTCACGGCGCAAAGCTTGGAGTAAAAAGTGAAGTTGGAGCTGGAAGCGAATTTTGGGCTGAATTTGAGCTTGTAAATTTAAAGCAAGTGTAAATTTAGGCAGTTTGCTAGGATAAAATTTACGCAAGCGCAAAACAAACACGAGCATAAATTTAAACGTCGCATAAAACGGCGTCTATATTTTTAAGGCAAAGTTAAATTTATAAACTTTTACAGAAATTTCATGGTTAAGTTGCCCAAAAGAGCTCTTAGGGCATACTCATATCATAAGCACCAACAAAGACTATCAAAGATGCGAGATAGATGAAGATAGTAGCGGTTGAGGTCTATATAGTAAGTAAAGCATTAAGATGCGTGATTAAAAGCCTATTTAAAAGAGTTTGTAAAAAGATGTTTTTCAAAGTAATGTAAAGAAATTTTAGCCACTTTGTTTTTGAGCAAAACTCATTCTATCTACGAATAAACCGCACCTTTTTATGCTTTTTATAACTTTGATATCCAACAAACTTTACAAAATTTAGCCCAGAGCCACGAGCTGCAAGGCGCACGATTCACGAGCCACACAAGAAAAAAAACAAAAGTCACATGAGCAAAAAACCAAAAACCAAAAACCAAAAACCAAAAATGCAAAAGGCACTAAATTCAGTGCCTTTTATCGCTATCTTTCGCCAAGCTTTCCACATGCATCAGCGCGGCATCTACTGCAATGCGACATTTGATTTATGTCACTACCTATTGATCTGCGGATGCGGTGGATCTCATCGGTTGAAGGGGATTTTAAATTTTCAAAAGGCGTACCATGCACCGGTATCATCGCCATGCAGTTCATTATGTCAGCTCCCCACTGCTTTGCCTTTGCTGAGATGCTTTGGACGTGGTCCATATTGACCCCGGGGATGACGACGGTGTTTATCTTTACTAGCATGCCAGCCTCTTTTAGCTTGCGGATGCCCTCGTCCTGGCGCGCTAGCAGTATCCTAGCAGCCTCTTCGCCGTAGTAGTTTTTACCTTCATACCTCACCCACGAATAGACCTTCGAGCCAACATCTGGCGTCACGGCATTAACAGTCACTGTCACGTGGCTCACGCCAAGACGCACGATCTCATCAACATGCTCAGGCAGAGCTAGTCCATTAGTTGAGAGGCATAGCAGGGCATTTGGGAAGTGGGACTTACACTTTTCAAAGGTCGCTAGTGTCTTGTCAGCGTCGCACATCGGATCTCCAGGTCCAGCGATGCCGATGACGGAGATGTCTTGTCTAAATTTAAAGAGCTTTTCTAAAAATTTCACCGATTCATCTGGAGTTTGCACCTTTGCTGTTACGCCAGGGCGGTTTTCATTAGCGCAGTCATATATGCGGTTGCAGAAGTTGCACTGGATGTTGCAGTGTGGGGCAACTGGTAGATGCACGCGTCCGTAGTTAGCGGAGGCCTTTTTGTTAAAGCAGGGGTGGCTGTCTAGATCAGCCTTAGTGCGAAAAATCATTAGTTCTTTTTCCTTCCAAATTTAATGGCATTTGCATGGCAGACATTGAGGCAGTCTCCGCAGTTTGTGCAGTTTGTCTCATCAGGTCTTGTCCCCATTTCGCACTTACGCAAGCACGCGTCGCAGTTGTCACAAGCGCTTGTTTTATAGACGCGAAAGATCGAAAATTTACGCAAAATTTCAAGCACGCCACCTGATGGACAGACGAAACGGCACCAAAGGTTGGCTACGATCAGCGAGGCTAGCATGATTGAGACGATGATCACCGTGCGAGTGACCCACTCCCACTCGCCAAAGCGAAGTGATAAAGTAACGGCAGTTAGGTACTCATCGCTCGTTCTTATAGGTATCATCATGCGAGGATTGCCCCAGACGAAATAGACCCAAAGGCTGATTGCTATGGCAATTAGCATGCCTATTTGAGCGATTATCAGCTTTTTGCTGCGAATTTTTAGCTTGAAAAAGGCAAATTTACCAAGCATTTGATTGACAAAGCCTGCTGGACAGACCCAGCCACAAAATGCCCTACCAAAGAGGATGACAAGTGCTGGGATAAATAGCCAAAATCCAAAAAACAGCGACGTGATCCGCCCCCAACAGGTGATGATAGGGCAGTTTTGGCAATTCACAAAAGGCACCACAAAAGGGCATCTAAAAATGCCGTAATATGCCCATTGACCGATGCCAGCTATAAAGATGAGCTGCACTAGGCGTCTTATCTTTGTTGTGGGAGAGTTTTTGCTTTTCTTTTTTAAATTTACATTGCCGCATGCACTGCCATTAGAGCATGCGCTATTACAGCTACTACACATCTTTTACACCAAACCTTTCTATAAGCTCTAGCCCACGCGCTGAATAAATGGAGGTAAAGCCATGTTTTTCAAAAATTTCTTGCCCCTCAGTGCCGCAAACAAAGTCTGCAAAGTCATTTGCGAGCCTTTCATCTTTTACATATTTCATTATATTTAGCGTAAAAGTGAGCGGTCCAGGCGGGATGAGCTTTTCATCGATGGGCATATACTCGATCTTGTCTTTAAACCTATCGTGCGTTGTTAGGCGCTTTTCGATGATCGAAGCATCGCCCTTGCCATCAACTAGCTCGCACATCATATTTATGACGCATGATCCATTTGCGACCATGTTTTTCATCACCGCATCAGTTAGGTTTGAGTTTTTTAAGATCCCTTTGACCGGGCCACTGCCAGGGGGCGATGATCTAAGAGGCAGCATCACTCTAACTCCTGGCTCAGCAAGGTCTTTTAAGTCGCGAATGCCAGCAGGGTTGCCTTTTGGCACGACTAGGACGTAGTCAGTAAAGCATAGAGGCCTAAAGTGGAGGCTAAGACCAGCTTTGCGAAGTTTTTTAGAAAGCTCTAAAACCCTTGCTCCAAAGAGCTCGGTCGTGCTTTGAAGTGCTAAAAGCGACTTGCCAAGAGCGCCAGCAAAGGCGCCGGTGTATTGGATGTTGTGCCCTGTTCTTGACTCGTAAATGGCGTTTAGCTCGTTAAAAGCTTCAGACAAGCCTCCACACGACCAAACCTGAAGCGAGTCAGACTTAAATGGCGTAAAGCCAGCCAGCATCGTTTGTGGCGTGGCAGCAGCCGCTGTGGCTAAAGCACCTTTTAAAAAGCCACGGCGTGATATACCGGTTTGTTTTAATTCCACGAAATCTCCTTTTGGGATTTAGAAATGTAAATTTGATATTTTCGGCACGCGAAACTTGTGAAATTTGACTTTTGAAATTTGCAAAAATGGTAGTTGAAGGTAAATTTATGCAAATGTAAATTGCGACCGCAATCTAAATTTGAGTGATTATAGCCAAATGCTAACTTAAAAATCGAGATAAATTTAAAAGATGCAGGGGTAAATTTTCTAAAGTAAATTTATCGTTTAAAAAATAATTAAGATTTTAGTCGTCAATTTGATGTATTATTTTTGAAATAATATAAAAATGTATTGTTAATTTTTACATTTTTTGATATACTTCGGTCATAAAAGCATTAGTATTATTTTTAAAATAATACAGAAAGGGGCATCTTAAAATGATAAAAATAAGCGACATATCTGAGATAAAAACTGGTCTAGTTTTAATCCGCAAAAAGGCGGACAAAAATGTAGATGAGAAATTTCGCTATAAAGTAGTCTCGTTAAAGTCCTTTAACGAAAATGCACTCTTTGATGACACATTTGCCGATGAGTTCATATCAAGCGAAAAAATAAGCGATGAGTATAAAGTGAGCCGTGGCGATGTTTTACTGCGCCTTAGAGAGCCAAATTTTGCCGTTTATATAGACAAGGACTATGACGATCTTATCTACACATCTTTGATGGTTCGCATAAGAGTTAAAAACGCTAAATTTGATCCGCATTTTGTGGCTCATTATCTAAACAGCAGCGCCGTTAAAAGAGCCCTTGCGCCAGATGTTTCAGGCACTACAATAGCGATGATAGGCGTTGCAAGTATAAATAATCTAAAAATACCGCTTGTAAATTTGCAAACTCAAAACAAGATAGTAAAATACCTAAATTTAGCTCGCCAGGAGAGCGAAATTTTACAAAATTTAGCAGCCCAAAAGCAAAGATACCACAAAAGCATATTTGAAAATTTAATAAAAGAGGAGAGCTAAGATGCAAAAGACCACACAAGATACCATAAATAACGTAGTTTGGAAGGCTTGTGACACATTTCGTGGCACGATGGATGGAAGCGACTATAAAGACTATGTTTTAACGATGCTTTTTGTTAAATATCTATCTGATTTTTATAAAGAAAAGCTTGAGTTGCTAAGAGCCGAATACGGTGACAAGAGCGAGAGGATCGAAGCAAAGCTAAAGAAAGAGAAATTTAAGCTTGATGAGAGTTGCACCTTTGAGTATCTTTTAGCGCACAAAGAGGCTGCAAATTTAGGCGAGATAATGAACAAAACGCTAGAAAAGATCGAAGAGGACAACAAAGATAAGCTCGAAGGCATCTTTAGAAGCATAGATTTTAATAACAAAAACAAGCTTGGTGACACAAAAGAGAGAAACGCTATCTTGAAAAATTTACTTGAGGACTTTAGCGACGCTAGGCTAGATCTTCGCCCATCTATGCTTGAGGGCAACGACATAATAGGCGACGCATACGAGTATCTTATAGCTCACTTTGCAAGCGACGCTGGCAAAAAAGGCGGAGAGTTTTATACGCCAAGAGAGGTTTCGACGCTTCTTGCAAAGCTAGTTGAGCCAAAAGAGGGCGATATGATCTATGATCCTACTTGCGGCTCTGGTTCGCTTCTTATCAAGGCTTCAAAAGAGGTCGGCAGTAAAAATTTCCGCCTTTACGGACAGGAGAAAAACGGACAAACTCACGCACTTTGCAAGATGAATATGTTTTTGCACGAGATAAATGACGCCGTGATCGAGTGGGGCGACACGATCAGAAATCCTCTTCATCTACAAGACAATCTTATAAAGACCTTTGATATAGTCGTGGCAAATCCCCCTTTTAGCCTAGATAAATGGGGCGCTGACTTTGCTCTAAACGATCCTTTTATGAGATTTGCTAGCTATGCTTTGCCGCCAAAGAGCAAGGGCGACTATGCATTTGTCGTGCATATGATAAAAAGCCTAGGTAGTAACGGCAAAATGGGCGTCGTGCTTCCACATGGAGTGCTATTTCGCGGAGCAAATGAGGGCAAGATCCGCCAAAAGCTGATCGAAGAAAATTTGCTTGACGCCGTCATTGGCCTACCGGCAAATTTATTTTATGGCACGAGCATCCCTGCTTGCATACTTGTTTTTAAGAAAAACCGCGCAAACGAAGATGTGCTATTTATCGACGCTAGCAAAGAATTTGAAAAAGGCAAAAACCAAAACTCGCTAACCGAGCAAAACATAAAAAAGATAGTCGCTACCTACAAAAACAGAAGCGAGATAGAAAAATACTCCCACCTAGCAAGCCTTAGCGAGATAAAAGAGAATGGCTACAACCTAAACATCCCTCGCTACGTAGATACCTTTGAAGAAGAAGAGCTTGTAGATATCGAGGCTGCAAAGGCTGAGATTTCACGCCTAGAAGCCGAGCTAAAAAGCGTTCAAAGCAAGATGAGCGAGTATCTTGCGGAGCTTGGACTATGAGCGAATTTAAAAATTTACCGAGCGGATGGAGTGTCGTGAGGCTTGGGGATGTTTTAAAGATCGGGAGCGGAAGAGATTATAAACACTTAGAGCTTGGAAATATACCAGTATATGGAACAGGTGGCTATATATTATCTGTTGATGAATTTTTGTATGATGGTGAAAGTGTATGTATCGGTAGAAAAGGGACTATCGATAAACCTATATATTTAAATTGTAAATTTTGGACAGTAGATACCTTATTTTATACATACGGATTTAAAAATTCTTTGCCTAAATTTATTTACTATATATTTTCGACTATAGATTGGCAAAAATACAATGAAGCAACTGGCGTTCCAAGTTTGTCTAAAAACACTATATGTAATATAAGAGTAAAACTACCATCATTAGACGAGCAAAAAAAGATAGCGGAAATTTTATCTACTTGGGATAAGGCTATAAATTTAACTATAAATTTGATAGAAAGCAAAAAGCAGTTTAAAAAAGCTCTTATGCAAAATTTACTCACAGCCAAAATCCGCTTTCCCCAATTCAAAGACGAGTGGGAAGAGACAAAGCTTGGTAAAATTCTAAAAGAGCGTAAAACGTATCAAAACAAAGGTTTTGATTTGGAGCATGTATCTTTAACAAAAGACGGAGTTGTTCCAAAGTGTGAAAGATATGATAGGGATTTTTTAGTAAAAGATGATAATAAGCAGTATAAAATAACAAGATTAAACGATATTTGCTACAATCCAGCAAATTTAAAATTTGGTGTAATTTGTAAAAATATTTATGGCGATGGCATCTTTTCACCCATATATGTAACATTTGAATGTTGCAATGAGCTTGATAATGATTTTGCTGGATTTTACCTAACTCAAAATGATTTTATACAAAAAGTTAGAAAATTTGAAGAGGGGACCGTGTATGAAAGAATGGCAGTTAGTCCAGAGGATTTTTTAAGGTTTAAAATAAAGCTTCCAAATTTAAACGAACAACAAAAAATCGCAGAGGTTTTAACGGCTTGTGATAATGAGGTAAATTTACTAAATTTAAAGCTGGAAAATTTGAAAAAACAAAAACAAGGCTTGATGCAAAAACTACTAAGCGGAAAGGTAAGAGCAAAATGATAAATTTGGCTAAATTTATATTAAATTTTAGTTCTTTTGTTTGGATAATAATGTTATTTGTTTTGTCTAACTTATCAAATGGAGAAAATTTTTTAAATAAATATTTTGATTTTAGGATAAATTGTTATTTTTTTGATTTTCCGATTGAAGTATTTTATTTCATAATTACTATTTTTATTAACGTGTTGTTATATTTTTGCATAAATTATTTTTTAAAAAATAAAACATGTGATAATTTAAAATTTGAAAAAATATATCCAGTTTATAGTGAATATGTTGCAAGTTACTTCGCTGTTTGTGCAGCGGTTTTTTCAATGAGCTTTTTAAATAATATAAGTTGGCTTTCAAGTATCATAATTTGCATTTTTCTATTTTTCGTATTTTATATGAATAATATAGGCTATCTAAACCCATTTCTTTATGTGGTCGGTAAGAGAATTTACAAAGTAGAATCGATCGAAGGTAGCTTTATTATA
This window of the Campylobacter concisus genome carries:
- a CDS encoding restriction endonuclease subunit S; the encoded protein is MIKISDISEIKTGLVLIRKKADKNVDEKFRYKVVSLKSFNENALFDDTFADEFISSEKISDEYKVSRGDVLLRLREPNFAVYIDKDYDDLIYTSLMVRIRVKNAKFDPHFVAHYLNSSAVKRALAPDVSGTTIAMIGVASINNLKIPLVNLQTQNKIVKYLNLARQESEILQNLAAQKQRYHKSIFENLIKEES
- a CDS encoding 4Fe-4S binding protein, whose amino-acid sequence is MCSSCNSACSNGSACGNVNLKKKSKNSPTTKIRRLVQLIFIAGIGQWAYYGIFRCPFVVPFVNCQNCPIITCWGRITSLFFGFWLFIPALVILFGRAFCGWVCPAGFVNQMLGKFAFFKLKIRSKKLIIAQIGMLIAIAISLWVYFVWGNPRMMIPIRTSDEYLTAVTLSLRFGEWEWVTRTVIIVSIMLASLIVANLWCRFVCPSGGVLEILRKFSIFRVYKTSACDNCDACLRKCEMGTRPDETNCTNCGDCLNVCHANAIKFGRKKN
- a CDS encoding type I restriction-modification system subunit M, which produces MQKTTQDTINNVVWKACDTFRGTMDGSDYKDYVLTMLFVKYLSDFYKEKLELLRAEYGDKSERIEAKLKKEKFKLDESCTFEYLLAHKEAANLGEIMNKTLEKIEEDNKDKLEGIFRSIDFNNKNKLGDTKERNAILKNLLEDFSDARLDLRPSMLEGNDIIGDAYEYLIAHFASDAGKKGGEFYTPREVSTLLAKLVEPKEGDMIYDPTCGSGSLLIKASKEVGSKNFRLYGQEKNGQTHALCKMNMFLHEINDAVIEWGDTIRNPLHLQDNLIKTFDIVVANPPFSLDKWGADFALNDPFMRFASYALPPKSKGDYAFVVHMIKSLGSNGKMGVVLPHGVLFRGANEGKIRQKLIEENLLDAVIGLPANLFYGTSIPACILVFKKNRANEDVLFIDASKEFEKGKNQNSLTEQNIKKIVATYKNRSEIEKYSHLASLSEIKENGYNLNIPRYVDTFEEEELVDIEAAKAEISRLEAELKSVQSKMSEYLAELGL
- a CDS encoding substrate-binding domain-containing protein is translated as MELKQTGISRRGFLKGALATAAAATPQTMLAGFTPFKSDSLQVWSCGGLSEAFNELNAIYESRTGHNIQYTGAFAGALGKSLLALQSTTELFGARVLELSKKLRKAGLSLHFRPLCFTDYVLVVPKGNPAGIRDLKDLAEPGVRVMLPLRSSPPGSGPVKGILKNSNLTDAVMKNMVANGSCVINMMCELVDGKGDASIIEKRLTTHDRFKDKIEYMPIDEKLIPPGPLTFTLNIMKYVKDERLANDFADFVCGTEGQEIFEKHGFTSIYSARGLELIERFGVKDV
- a CDS encoding HAMP domain-containing sensor histidine kinase; the protein is MLLRIKQALANIPITARVTLWYSFFIIVIVTALVAISAVVADEFFEDASQKKLAKSVTKIANDMDEFEPYDDGIFFIKYNAKGDVIGGLAPKRFQISLKMNSGAVQLYEEGENRFYYYDIAAKDKDVWVRGVINAEKFFKKEGLFLLALGVLVPVLFIFVLYGGYKTIKNAMKPVTTMSKTALEIGSSRDFSKRIDLPAGKDELHALASVFNQMLDSLEKVYQSEKQLTSDVSHELRTPISVIMAESDYAKNYSQNLGEAKESLEVISRQSRKITSLIDQILELSRLEAGRNLQLKDINLSSILQNLASDYEKLASAKGLKFSCVVAPDAVILGDELMISRLVDNFLSNALKFASAKIELNLSVSKTHALLSVKDDGMGISKKDSELIWNKFYQADSSRNKSLNTGSGLGLAIAANVAKIHGAKLGVKSEVGAGSEFWAEFELVNLKQV
- a CDS encoding restriction endonuclease subunit S, which translates into the protein MSEFKNLPSGWSVVRLGDVLKIGSGRDYKHLELGNIPVYGTGGYILSVDEFLYDGESVCIGRKGTIDKPIYLNCKFWTVDTLFYTYGFKNSLPKFIYYIFSTIDWQKYNEATGVPSLSKNTICNIRVKLPSLDEQKKIAEILSTWDKAINLTINLIESKKQFKKALMQNLLTAKIRFPQFKDEWEETKLGKILKERKTYQNKGFDLEHVSLTKDGVVPKCERYDRDFLVKDDNKQYKITRLNDICYNPANLKFGVICKNIYGDGIFSPIYVTFECCNELDNDFAGFYLTQNDFIQKVRKFEEGTVYERMAVSPEDFLRFKIKLPNLNEQQKIAEVLTACDNEVNLLNLKLENLKKQKQGLMQKLLSGKVRAK
- the nifB gene encoding nitrogenase cofactor biosynthesis protein NifB; amino-acid sequence: MIFRTKADLDSHPCFNKKASANYGRVHLPVAPHCNIQCNFCNRIYDCANENRPGVTAKVQTPDESVKFLEKLFKFRQDISVIGIAGPGDPMCDADKTLATFEKCKSHFPNALLCLSTNGLALPEHVDEIVRLGVSHVTVTVNAVTPDVGSKVYSWVRYEGKNYYGEEAARILLARQDEGIRKLKEAGMLVKINTVVIPGVNMDHVQSISAKAKQWGADIMNCMAMIPVHGTPFENLKSPSTDEIHRIRRSIGSDINQMSHCSRCRADACGKLGER